From one Ignisphaera cupida genomic stretch:
- a CDS encoding S16 family serine protease — translation MDFYRWAKVFSILFLLTLAIGLYTTLSQGYIVDESRHVTIVAVSQLSNGSYIGVAADLYVRVACPGQGHVYVETYPLAEIDLQASTRIAAIVASSIANMSFSSCDFFASVKSDSPIIGGPSASGVTAVAFASALLKLPLNESVVMTGMIMPDGSIGPVGGIYYKLGAAASRGAKIFLVPYGQTTDVIYKVVAQRVGPLIMYRTVAQTVDLVSYGARLGVVVKPVANVYEALNIFTNGLFSYVVGGYEKRIDEIYNSMKPFLANMISSIKTEISKAVNESKSLESKVQNYYVRQLLSSIDNNLKTYMSNGSKFESQNQLYLAASSYFQALIYAYWRLYLLRTVLNKSYLQDFASSLRSQILRDIANVVSMSKTTVDLSKLSAIINTVDRLYEAYIYLNRSLSTSYIDMSTQYLAIASARLYTAMFWKSLVNVNIPTNVFVEPSNIESLATTISALAQNIYSYIIAFSSSVSIPQNIFSEAQTRYSLASYANTSIERMALGISSISYMYLTLLSMFMENITSSLEALNKTIDILLTQLDGNIPVDVPLLLELGTSADINTRIYGLAQLSMLLSMYRMLEIETLAKTTQYITTTTSPKTLTGITITNIVTLIKTVTIVKTETATATYTYTQTVTPTLQTIASKAPQGVNIMVFVLILLAIIAIAIAIKFIKT, via the coding sequence ATGGATTTTTATAGATGGGCAAAAGTATTTTCAATTCTATTCTTATTAACACTTGCAATAGGGTTGTACACAACCCTATCACAGGGTTATATAGTTGATGAGTCTAGACATGTAACAATAGTTGCTGTTTCCCAGCTTTCAAATGGTTCCTACATTGGTGTTGCTGCAGATCTATATGTGAGAGTGGCTTGCCCTGGCCAGGGGCATGTATATGTTGAGACATATCCTCTTGCTGAAATAGATTTGCAGGCATCGACAAGAATTGCAGCAATTGTTGCTAGCAGCATTGCCAACATGAGTTTTAGTAGCTGCGACTTCTTCGCCTCGGTAAAATCAGATTCGCCAATTATTGGAGGGCCTAGCGCTAGTGGTGTAACTGCTGTTGCTTTTGCCTCTGCACTTCTAAAACTTCCACTAAATGAAAGTGTTGTTATGACTGGTATGATAATGCCTGATGGCAGCATTGGACCTGTTGGAGGAATCTACTACAAATTGGGTGCTGCAGCTTCTAGAGGTGCCAAGATTTTTCTTGTTCCATATGGGCAAACAACAGATGTTATCTATAAAGTTGTTGCTCAGAGAGTGGGGCCGTTGATTATGTATAGAACTGTTGCTCAAACAGTTGATCTTGTTTCCTATGGTGCTCGTCTAGGTGTTGTTGTTAAGCCTGTTGCCAATGTTTATGAGGCTTTAAATATTTTTACAAATGGGCTGTTTTCCTATGTTGTGGGGGGCTATGAGAAGAGAATTGATGAGATATACAACTCTATGAAACCATTTTTAGCAAACATGATTTCGAGCATAAAGACTGAGATTAGTAAAGCTGTCAATGAGAGCAAGTCTTTAGAGAGCAAGGTTCAGAATTATTATGTAAGACAGTTGTTGAGTAGCATAGATAATAACTTGAAAACGTACATGAGTAATGGTAGTAAATTTGAATCTCAAAACCAGCTATACCTAGCAGCATCATCATATTTCCAAGCTTTGATATATGCTTATTGGAGACTTTACCTATTGCGTACCGTTTTGAATAAAAGCTATTTACAAGATTTTGCAAGTAGTTTGAGAAGCCAAATCTTAAGGGATATCGCTAATGTTGTTTCAATGTCTAAAACAACAGTTGATTTGTCAAAACTTTCAGCAATTATAAATACTGTTGATAGACTTTATGAAGCCTATATATACCTCAATAGAAGCTTGTCAACAAGCTACATAGACATGTCTACTCAGTATCTTGCAATTGCTTCTGCAAGACTCTACACAGCAATGTTTTGGAAGAGTCTAGTAAATGTTAACATCCCTACAAATGTTTTTGTTGAACCATCGAATATAGAGTCCTTGGCGACAACAATATCTGCTCTTGCTCAAAACATTTACAGCTACATAATAGCATTCTCATCATCTGTTTCAATACCTCAAAATATTTTCTCGGAGGCTCAAACCAGATATAGTTTAGCATCCTATGCTAACACATCTATAGAGAGAATGGCCCTGGGGATAAGCTCCATTAGCTACATGTATTTAACACTGCTATCAATGTTTATGGAGAACATAACCTCATCTCTAGAAGCATTAAACAAAACAATAGATATTCTGTTAACACAACTAGATGGTAATATTCCAGTTGATGTCCCACTTCTACTAGAGCTTGGTACAAGTGCTGATATCAACACAAGAATCTATGGATTGGCACAACTATCAATGCTGCTGTCAATGTATAGAATGTTGGAGATAGAAACACTTGCAAAAACAACTCAATACATAACCACAACAACTTCACCAAAAACACTAACAGGCATTACTATAACAAACATAGTTACATTGATAAAAACAGTAACAATCGTAAAGACAGAAACAGCCACAGCAACATATACCTACACCCAAACAGTTACACCAACACTACAAACAATAGCAAGCAAAGCTCCCCAAGGAGTTAATATCATGGTATTTGTCTTGATATTGTTAGCTATTATAGCTATAGCTATTGCAATAAAGTTTATTAAAACATAG
- a CDS encoding DUF5320 domain-containing protein, which produces MGRKPISFIEEICLDKDVLQRKAELLQKELEEVEKQISELKMRRNYLKSELRKALMRLEELRNVCKE; this is translated from the coding sequence TTGGGGAGAAAACCGATTAGTTTTATTGAAGAGATTTGTCTAGATAAAGATGTGCTTCAGAGGAAGGCTGAGCTTCTTCAAAAAGAGTTGGAGGAGGTTGAGAAGCAGATAAGCGAATTGAAGATGAGAAGAAATTATTTGAAGAGCGAGCTTAGAAAAGCTTTGATGAGGTTAGAAGAGTTAAGGAATGTATGCAAGGAGTAG
- a CDS encoding ATPase domain-containing protein, with amino-acid sequence MTRRVVVTTGNEELDNRLGGGIPIPSLLLIEGDHGTGKSVVIQQIVYGALKNGFRVYYVTTESTVREFLLQAKRVSFDMTSYFLKNILKIFPVHVEGARWAKNIAKLLLQVVGEFMVKTMSDWNVFVVDSFSVLAVYAGTSTVLDFLTVAKNVVSQDRVVILSVHPGALSEDIMIRARSICDGYVKLRAMEIGGMLIKAMEIIKLRGALGPVDTIIAFDVDPAFGIKILPLSLAKA; translated from the coding sequence GTGACTAGAAGAGTTGTTGTGACTACAGGTAATGAGGAGCTTGATAATAGGCTTGGGGGTGGAATACCGATACCATCTCTTCTTCTTATTGAGGGTGATCATGGAACTGGGAAATCTGTTGTTATTCAGCAGATTGTCTATGGAGCTTTGAAAAATGGTTTCAGGGTTTACTATGTAACAACTGAGTCAACTGTTAGGGAGTTTCTTTTGCAGGCTAAGAGAGTAAGTTTTGATATGACTAGTTACTTTCTCAAGAACATTCTCAAGATTTTTCCTGTTCATGTTGAGGGGGCTAGGTGGGCTAAAAACATTGCAAAGCTTCTTCTTCAAGTTGTTGGAGAGTTCATGGTTAAAACAATGAGTGATTGGAATGTTTTTGTTGTTGACTCATTCTCAGTATTAGCTGTTTATGCAGGCACTAGCACAGTTTTAGACTTTTTAACAGTGGCAAAAAATGTTGTTTCTCAAGACAGGGTTGTTATTCTATCTGTTCACCCAGGGGCTCTCAGCGAAGATATTATGATTAGAGCTAGAAGCATATGCGATGGCTATGTAAAACTCAGAGCCATGGAGATTGGGGGAATGCTCATAAAAGCCATGGAGATTATTAAGCTTAGAGGTGCTCTAGGACCTGTAGACACAATAATAGCTTTTGATGTTGATCCAGCTTTTGGTATAAAGATTCTTCCACTATCACTTGCAAAGGCCTAG
- a CDS encoding archaellin/type IV pilin N-terminal domain-containing protein, with protein sequence MKTRLLKGIVGIEAAIVLIAFVVVAAALAFVALNMGFYTTQRSKEVMAAGLAQASSSLELDGSVLAQVDTTSKKVECIVIPIRLSAGQKEVDLTPNKTTIALWIIGKAAFTNIYSSSKQAVPDPQASYSVSDLCGEAEGVPNGVAIIWGPGSNGDTVLGPGEKALVVISFTALPLSPGSSLDVSSYDVIKVEIKPPLGAALTVERTVPASLTAEIMDFG encoded by the coding sequence GTGAAAACAAGACTCTTAAAGGGAATAGTTGGTATAGAAGCAGCAATAGTGCTAATAGCATTCGTTGTAGTAGCAGCAGCACTAGCATTTGTAGCACTAAACATGGGCTTCTACACTACACAGAGAAGCAAAGAGGTTATGGCAGCTGGGCTAGCGCAAGCAAGCAGCTCTCTAGAACTAGATGGATCTGTGCTAGCACAGGTAGATACAACTAGTAAGAAAGTTGAGTGCATTGTCATACCAATTAGATTGTCGGCAGGTCAAAAAGAAGTTGATTTAACACCAAACAAAACAACCATAGCTCTGTGGATAATAGGAAAAGCTGCATTTACAAACATTTATAGCAGCTCTAAGCAAGCAGTACCAGATCCTCAAGCTTCATATAGCGTATCTGATCTATGTGGGGAAGCTGAAGGAGTGCCGAATGGTGTTGCTATTATTTGGGGTCCTGGCTCCAATGGTGATACTGTGCTGGGTCCTGGAGAAAAAGCATTAGTTGTGATAAGCTTCACTGCCTTGCCGTTGTCGCCAGGAAGCTCTTTGGATGTTAGCTCATATGATGTGATAAAGGTTGAGATTAAGCCTCCTCTTGGTGCTGCCTTAACTGTTGAGAGAACTGTGCCAGCTTCACTAACAGCTGAGATAATGGACTTTGGCTAG
- a CDS encoding DUF429 domain-containing protein: protein MRRIYIGLDLAAKPSRCTGFVAIEHKQKLDVVEAMCLSLDDEIVYAVTRFENPVVAIDAPLTTSDKPLRSVDRKMILLGYRVLPPSLPHMRMLTSRAISIATKLREYGATVIETHPRSVLKSSKCSSVEDLAKKLGIELKPNIAKNKDIRDAFLAAVAALCFDFNCSNPIQESDGVIWLIKELCLYSNLNS, encoded by the coding sequence GTGAGGAGAATCTACATAGGTTTGGACCTGGCTGCGAAACCAAGTAGATGCACAGGTTTTGTAGCTATAGAACACAAACAAAAACTTGATGTTGTTGAGGCAATGTGTCTTAGTCTAGACGATGAAATAGTCTATGCTGTAACTAGATTCGAAAACCCAGTAGTTGCTATAGATGCTCCATTAACAACTAGCGACAAGCCCTTGAGAAGTGTTGATAGAAAAATGATTTTGCTTGGTTATAGAGTTTTGCCACCGTCATTACCTCATATGAGGATGTTGACCAGTAGAGCAATTTCCATAGCCACTAAGCTAAGGGAATATGGTGCAACAGTTATAGAGACTCATCCAAGAAGTGTTTTAAAAAGCAGCAAGTGCTCTTCTGTTGAGGATTTGGCCAAGAAGCTTGGCATAGAACTTAAACCAAACATTGCTAAAAACAAGGACATTAGAGATGCGTTTCTAGCTGCTGTAGCTGCGCTGTGTTTTGATTTTAACTGTTCTAACCCCATTCAAGAATCTGATGGTGTTATATGGCTTATCAAAGAACTGTGTCTATATAGCAACTTAAATAGTTAA
- a CDS encoding MarR family transcriptional regulator has product MSGFDGETALKVGRDLSFFNSRLQMLRELDSVIDFARGYLQLRIVLCLGSRNSLSTRDIASLLSERQKSVVDAIRKLVAKGLVARESDGGVDLYKLSDSGLEFYRKLQSIVGDGYRYRVSREERREMVLDIASEMTRYTHLADAIIAIATSKNGELTLADIADAMKLGVDRARTYMEMFSERRGGVRVFKRVEKTSKLLAALAKILRPLKINIKTTTISYRITDEGLAIFYRQPYYLKYKKSLASKIATKVFGSAHPRIVLKKMTLMMLAASLVTSLAALATVTPVAIALCGSMTFATSLLYIGYKAV; this is encoded by the coding sequence ATGAGCGGCTTTGATGGTGAAACAGCATTAAAGGTTGGTAGAGACCTTTCTTTTTTCAATTCTAGGTTGCAGATGCTGAGAGAGCTTGATTCTGTAATCGATTTTGCTAGGGGGTATTTGCAGCTTAGAATAGTTTTGTGTCTTGGCTCAAGAAACTCTTTGAGTACTAGAGACATTGCTTCCTTGCTTAGTGAAAGACAAAAATCTGTTGTTGATGCTATTAGAAAGCTTGTTGCAAAGGGTCTTGTTGCTAGAGAGTCTGATGGTGGTGTGGATCTATACAAGCTTTCTGACTCTGGTCTGGAGTTTTATAGAAAGCTTCAGAGCATTGTTGGTGATGGGTACAGGTATAGAGTTTCGAGAGAAGAGAGAAGGGAGATGGTTCTCGACATAGCATCTGAAATGACTAGATATACTCACTTGGCTGATGCGATCATAGCTATTGCAACAAGCAAAAATGGGGAACTGACTCTAGCGGACATAGCCGATGCTATGAAGCTTGGTGTGGATAGGGCTAGAACATACATGGAGATGTTCAGTGAGAGAAGAGGTGGTGTGAGAGTTTTTAAGAGAGTTGAGAAAACATCAAAACTGCTTGCAGCATTAGCAAAAATATTGAGGCCTCTGAAAATAAACATAAAAACAACGACAATCTCCTACAGAATTACTGACGAGGGTTTAGCAATTTTCTATAGACAGCCATATTACTTGAAGTACAAAAAGAGCTTGGCAAGCAAAATAGCTACAAAAGTTTTTGGCTCTGCTCACCCAAGAATAGTGCTAAAGAAAATGACGCTAATGATGCTAGCAGCATCTTTAGTGACAAGTTTAGCGGCTTTGGCAACTGTAACACCAGTAGCAATTGCTTTATGTGGCAGCATGACGTTTGCAACCTCGCTACTCTACATAGGCTATAAAGCTGTTTAG
- a CDS encoding type II/IV secretion system ATPase subunit, protein MEAQTVLDPKIAKHGKEHPYLLRYINSVAKEIGVPILYESYELSYDMKKLRNVNIVYYIGDGIYIHIYMPPKGTVSGYRKYVAVEPPKPHPKLFRVIELRLAEAITEHDVSEDPNEKKAILLKKLEKIVKIVDYQVDYEKLKEDAKSIPVYRGDFEYLKYYVIRDKIGLGILEPFIKDQWLEDITCRGLGYVYVFHKIFGPLETNIEFRTEEELDMFIIKLAERIGKPISHAKPIVDATLPDGSRINIVYGHDVSLHGSNFTIRKFSKVPISITQLIAWNTMDTRIAAYLWILLNSNMSGFICGETASGKTTTLNAIAAFIPPTYKVVSIEDTAEVQLPHLNWVRELTRDTGVKESSITMFDLLRAALRQRPNYIIVGEIRGVEASIAFQAMQTGHPVLSTFHAASVERVVQRLTGDPINIPKSFMDNLNFVLIQSAVWRGGIMARRVLSVNEIIGYDPKADAIVYVPVFVWDSVKDTFVFRGRGASYLLENKIAAMRGISRVQMKSIYDELEQRAYFLRLLVDKKIFNYFDVWNAIVKTYEIGLDTAIKRLERGVLL, encoded by the coding sequence ATGGAAGCTCAAACAGTTTTGGACCCCAAAATAGCTAAGCATGGCAAGGAGCATCCATATCTGTTGAGATATATAAACTCCGTGGCTAAGGAGATTGGGGTGCCAATACTCTATGAATCTTATGAGCTTAGCTACGACATGAAAAAACTCAGAAATGTGAACATTGTTTACTACATAGGCGATGGAATATACATACACATTTACATGCCCCCAAAAGGCACTGTAAGTGGATACAGAAAATATGTTGCTGTTGAGCCTCCAAAGCCCCATCCAAAACTGTTTAGAGTTATTGAGCTTAGACTTGCTGAGGCGATAACTGAGCACGATGTTTCTGAGGATCCAAATGAGAAAAAGGCTATTCTTCTTAAAAAACTTGAGAAAATTGTGAAAATAGTTGATTACCAAGTTGATTATGAGAAACTGAAAGAGGATGCAAAGTCAATACCTGTCTACAGAGGGGATTTTGAGTATCTCAAATACTATGTGATTAGAGATAAAATTGGTTTGGGTATTCTAGAGCCTTTCATCAAGGATCAGTGGCTTGAGGACATAACGTGTAGAGGTCTTGGCTATGTGTATGTTTTTCACAAGATATTTGGCCCTCTAGAAACAAACATAGAGTTTAGAACTGAAGAAGAGCTCGACATGTTTATAATAAAGCTTGCTGAGAGAATAGGAAAGCCAATATCTCATGCAAAGCCAATTGTTGATGCAACGCTTCCAGATGGGTCTAGAATAAACATTGTCTATGGGCATGATGTTAGTTTACACGGCTCAAACTTTACAATTAGAAAATTCAGCAAAGTGCCAATTAGCATTACACAGCTAATAGCGTGGAACACAATGGATACTAGAATAGCTGCATATCTTTGGATACTTCTAAACAGCAACATGAGTGGCTTCATATGTGGTGAAACAGCAAGTGGAAAGACAACAACATTAAATGCAATTGCTGCTTTTATTCCACCAACATACAAAGTTGTTTCTATAGAGGATACTGCAGAGGTTCAGTTACCACACTTGAACTGGGTTAGGGAGCTAACAAGAGATACAGGGGTTAAGGAATCCTCTATAACAATGTTCGATCTTCTCAGAGCTGCTCTTAGGCAAAGACCAAACTATATAATAGTTGGGGAGATAAGAGGTGTTGAAGCATCTATAGCATTTCAAGCTATGCAAACCGGGCATCCAGTGCTCTCAACATTCCATGCCGCAAGTGTTGAAAGAGTTGTTCAAAGACTTACGGGAGACCCTATAAACATTCCAAAGAGTTTTATGGATAATCTAAACTTTGTTCTAATTCAAAGTGCTGTTTGGAGAGGAGGTATAATGGCTAGAAGGGTTCTAAGTGTAAACGAGATTATAGGTTATGATCCAAAAGCAGATGCAATTGTTTATGTACCGGTTTTTGTTTGGGATTCTGTTAAAGACACATTTGTTTTTAGGGGTAGGGGAGCAAGCTATCTTCTAGAAAACAAAATAGCTGCTATGAGAGGAATTTCAAGAGTTCAAATGAAGAGCATATACGATGAGCTAGAGCAAAGAGCGTATTTTCTAAGGCTTCTTGTTGACAAGAAAATTTTCAACTATTTTGATGTGTGGAACGCTATAGTGAAAACATATGAGATTGGGCTCGACACAGCTATAAAAAGACTTGAGAGAGGTGTTCTATTATAG
- a CDS encoding putative metallopeptidase, whose protein sequence is MNRKRYFYDNNLEMLLKDVVNTLKDYFPNIKIDNVKVVVCRNCKSKALARIYMLPPVWRFVLGLEPMYVIEVIEKNFSLLTQSEKIKVFIHELLHIPKNFSGGLRPHGKYVNSYLVDKLYKEYVKRKACVT, encoded by the coding sequence TTGAATAGAAAAAGATACTTCTATGACAACAACCTTGAAATGCTTCTAAAAGATGTTGTGAATACTCTAAAAGACTATTTTCCAAACATCAAAATTGATAATGTCAAGGTTGTTGTTTGTAGAAATTGCAAATCCAAGGCTCTTGCAAGAATATACATGCTTCCACCTGTTTGGAGATTTGTTTTGGGTCTTGAGCCAATGTATGTTATTGAGGTTATAGAAAAGAACTTTTCTCTTTTAACACAAAGCGAAAAGATCAAGGTTTTTATACACGAGCTTTTACACATACCAAAGAATTTTTCAGGTGGTTTAAGGCCTCATGGCAAGTATGTTAACAGCTATTTAGTTGATAAACTATATAAGGAATATGTGAAAAGAAAGGCTTGTGTGACTTAG
- a CDS encoding Sip1-related alpha-galactosidase, whose translation MGFTLKIAGLNLFYADGSKEVCKTAESQAQKTVFKCDNAVVEVSFENGLIGVEVTSLKPLNSFIFGEISLEIGVEGKVFVLTLHPDAGSIYSQAFGYYNPLAVDREPRVPKPSDSPQYPPQFSIMSHIDYARRFPCWTYPVVTDVDNVPSYSVFALGRTGNAFAALLTLSNGDVTAYLGPGLRVSLFLGKERYSVRKSWAVSIAVSNNPYDAVKQCILNASKKAVLKLRVEKKKPFFVDKLGWCSWNALLTDDLSHDNVVKIVKGLLERGVPIKWVIIDDGWQNEVRRGDLWFARILKTLGADANKFPRGLSQTVEELKKLGIEFVGLWHTINVHWGGFEKSVVDEIGVEGHRFTITNAYVPPPQLEKAVNFYTKFLNWVKGNGFDMVKVDNQWVIHALYWGEETVGEVAKNIQIALQVAAKVNGLEILNCMSMAPEDYSNYFLSNAMRVSMDYIPFWKADAKLHTMFSVYNSLLFSHIAYPDYDMWMSYDPYALVHAIARVFSGGPIYITDRHPEKTNVELLKRIVLPNGETVKVDEPGLPTKDILFKDPYNEKTLLKIASKVGNSYVIALVNVNREGVEIEESIGLDIMPYSIQGKKYAYYMVLSNKMGVVESNEKISVKLKELEAEIIVFAPIENEKSVIGLKEYLLPPYPIEIHKLNNKLIIKSKASGTLLYYVNGQFKEMYVSEKHVVEI comes from the coding sequence ATGGGTTTTACCCTGAAAATTGCTGGTTTAAATCTATTCTATGCCGATGGATCAAAAGAAGTTTGCAAAACTGCTGAGTCCCAGGCTCAGAAAACTGTTTTTAAGTGTGATAATGCTGTTGTTGAAGTATCTTTTGAGAATGGTTTAATTGGTGTTGAGGTTACTTCGTTAAAGCCGTTGAATAGCTTCATATTTGGTGAGATTAGTCTTGAGATTGGTGTTGAGGGCAAGGTTTTTGTGCTTACACTTCATCCAGATGCTGGCTCTATCTACTCTCAAGCATTTGGGTATTACAATCCATTGGCTGTGGATAGAGAGCCTAGGGTTCCTAAGCCTAGTGACTCTCCTCAGTACCCTCCACAATTCTCTATCATGAGCCATATTGATTATGCTAGAAGATTTCCATGTTGGACATATCCAGTAGTTACAGATGTGGATAATGTACCTAGCTACAGTGTTTTTGCCTTGGGAAGAACAGGCAATGCTTTTGCAGCGCTTTTGACTCTTAGCAATGGCGATGTAACAGCTTATTTAGGGCCTGGGCTAAGAGTCTCTCTATTTCTTGGTAAAGAGAGATATAGTGTTAGAAAATCATGGGCTGTCTCCATAGCTGTTTCTAACAATCCCTATGATGCTGTTAAGCAATGTATTTTAAATGCATCGAAAAAAGCTGTTTTAAAGCTTAGAGTTGAGAAGAAAAAGCCATTCTTTGTTGATAAGCTTGGTTGGTGCTCGTGGAATGCTCTTTTAACTGATGATCTATCTCATGATAATGTTGTTAAAATTGTTAAGGGGCTTCTTGAGAGAGGTGTGCCAATTAAATGGGTTATTATTGATGATGGTTGGCAGAATGAGGTTAGAAGAGGTGATTTGTGGTTTGCTAGAATATTAAAGACATTGGGTGCTGATGCAAATAAGTTTCCAAGGGGTTTATCACAAACAGTTGAAGAGCTTAAGAAACTTGGCATAGAGTTTGTTGGTCTTTGGCACACAATAAATGTTCACTGGGGTGGGTTTGAAAAAAGTGTTGTTGATGAGATTGGTGTTGAGGGACACAGATTCACCATTACCAATGCCTATGTTCCTCCACCACAACTAGAAAAAGCTGTGAACTTCTATACAAAGTTTCTGAACTGGGTTAAAGGCAACGGCTTTGACATGGTTAAAGTAGATAACCAGTGGGTTATCCATGCTCTGTACTGGGGTGAGGAAACAGTTGGTGAAGTGGCTAAAAATATTCAAATAGCTTTGCAAGTTGCTGCTAAGGTAAATGGTTTAGAAATACTTAATTGCATGTCCATGGCACCAGAAGACTATAGCAATTACTTTTTGAGCAACGCTATGAGGGTTTCAATGGATTACATACCATTTTGGAAAGCAGATGCAAAACTTCATACAATGTTTAGTGTCTATAACTCGCTTTTGTTTAGCCACATAGCCTATCCGGATTATGACATGTGGATGAGCTACGACCCATATGCATTGGTACATGCAATTGCGAGAGTGTTTAGTGGAGGACCAATATATATAACAGATAGGCATCCAGAGAAAACAAATGTTGAATTGTTAAAGAGAATTGTGTTACCAAATGGAGAAACTGTAAAAGTTGATGAACCTGGTTTACCAACGAAAGACATTCTATTTAAAGATCCATACAACGAGAAAACATTGTTAAAGATAGCATCTAAAGTTGGAAACTCATATGTTATTGCCTTAGTTAATGTTAATAGAGAAGGTGTTGAAATAGAGGAGAGTATTGGACTCGACATTATGCCATACAGTATACAAGGCAAGAAATACGCATATTACATGGTGCTTAGTAACAAAATGGGTGTTGTGGAAAGCAATGAAAAAATTAGTGTTAAGCTGAAAGAGCTTGAGGCAGAGATCATAGTCTTTGCTCCTATAGAGAATGAGAAATCGGTTATAGGATTGAAGGAATATTTACTGCCTCCATATCCAATTGAAATTCATAAGCTGAACAACAAGCTAATTATCAAATCAAAAGCTTCTGGCACGCTTCTGTACTATGTAAATGGACAGTTCAAAGAAATGTATGTTAGTGAAAAGCATGTAGTAGAAATATGA